A single Acidobacteriota bacterium DNA region contains:
- a CDS encoding dihydrodipicolinate synthase family protein — MQTTALTSAHFARSVMAVPPLARATNRSLAHDANARIVRHLEAGGVSLMLYGGNANFYHLPLGEYDEALAMLAAIAGPETMMVPSAGPTYALLLEHAKVIRRHAFPCVMVLPQQGITTSTGVANGIREFAAAAGVPVIVYVKNDGYIEPEDVAALDREGIVSAIKYAVVRRDAGDDAYLRKLVSLVDTSRIISGIGEQPAIVHVRDFGLGGFTSGCVCVAPRLSQAMLAAVRRQDWAEAERIRAVFKPLEDLRNAINPIRVLHQAVEGAGIAETGPLLPLLTNVDAADVPAIATAALDLLAADTRGIHGV; from the coding sequence ATGCAGACCACTGCCCTGACTTCCGCGCACTTCGCCCGTTCGGTGATGGCCGTGCCGCCTCTCGCGCGGGCGACGAACCGTTCGCTCGCGCACGATGCCAACGCGCGCATCGTCAGACACCTCGAAGCCGGCGGCGTGTCGCTGATGCTGTACGGCGGCAACGCCAACTTCTATCATCTGCCGCTCGGCGAGTACGACGAGGCGCTTGCGATGCTCGCGGCGATCGCCGGTCCGGAGACGATGATGGTGCCGTCGGCCGGACCGACGTACGCGCTGCTGCTGGAGCACGCGAAGGTGATCCGCCGGCATGCGTTCCCGTGCGTGATGGTGCTGCCACAGCAGGGGATCACGACGAGCACGGGTGTGGCGAACGGAATCCGCGAGTTCGCGGCGGCGGCCGGTGTGCCGGTGATCGTGTACGTGAAGAACGACGGCTACATCGAGCCCGAAGACGTCGCCGCGCTCGACCGGGAAGGCATCGTCAGCGCGATCAAGTACGCCGTGGTGCGACGCGATGCCGGAGACGATGCGTATCTCCGCAAGCTCGTCTCCCTTGTCGACACGAGCCGCATCATCAGTGGCATCGGTGAGCAGCCCGCCATCGTCCATGTACGCGACTTCGGGCTCGGCGGCTTCACGAGCGGCTGCGTGTGCGTGGCACCGCGACTGTCGCAGGCGATGCTGGCAGCCGTCAGGCGCCAGGACTGGGCCGAAGCTGAACGCATCCGCGCCGTCTTCAAGCCGCTGGAGGACCTCCGCAACGCGATCAACCCGATCCGCGTGCTGCACCAGGCCGTGGAAGGCGCTGGCATCGCGGAGACGGGTCCCCTGCTTCCCCTGCTCACGAACGTCGACGCTGCGGACGTACCGGCGATCGCGACGGCCGCACTCGACCTGCTCGCCGCCGACACGCGCGGAATTCATGGCGTGTAG
- a CDS encoding dihydroxy-acid dehydratase yields the protein MPDSHDSVPSRTPDGPQRRAVSELRSQRWFAPDDLRSFGHRSRLRQMGYAADDAEGRPVIAILNTWSDLQQCHGHFRERAEDVKRGVWQAGGFPVELPVLSLSEMFVKPTAMFYRNLLALEVEEVLRSHPIDGVVLMGGCDKTVPGLLMGATSMDLPAIFVPAGPMLAGRYRTERLGSGTDVWKYWAERKAGNLDECAWRQVEEGIARSPGTCMTMGTASTMASIAEAMGLTLPGAATIPAVHSAHARMAATAGKRAVEMVWEDLRPSAILRESAFRNAVVTDMAMCGSTNAIIHLIAMARRAGVALTIDDFDRVSRDVPVILNLRPAGEFLMEDFHDAGGVPALLTRLREYLALDALTVNGVTIGDAIAGAEVLSDDVIRPVDRPLARAGGTFVLRGNLAPDGCVIKPTAAEPRLAAHTGPALVFASYADLKARIDSDDLDVTPDHVIVLQNAGPVGAPGMPEWGMLPIPKKLLQQGVRDMVRISDARMSGTSYGTCVLHVAPESAIGGPLALVRDGDPIELDVAERRLQLHVPDEELAARRAAWTPPPRRYERGYSRLFVDQTSQAPDGCDFTFLERGGETPEPDIY from the coding sequence GAAGGCAGGCCCGTCATCGCGATCCTGAACACGTGGAGCGACCTGCAGCAGTGCCACGGGCACTTCCGCGAGCGTGCCGAGGACGTCAAGCGCGGCGTATGGCAGGCGGGCGGATTCCCTGTCGAGCTGCCCGTCCTGTCGCTGTCGGAGATGTTCGTCAAGCCGACGGCGATGTTCTACCGCAACCTCCTCGCGCTCGAAGTCGAGGAGGTCCTCCGCTCCCATCCCATCGACGGTGTCGTCCTCATGGGCGGGTGCGACAAGACGGTACCCGGACTGCTGATGGGCGCGACCTCGATGGATCTCCCGGCGATCTTCGTGCCCGCGGGACCGATGCTCGCGGGGCGGTATCGCACCGAGCGCCTGGGCAGCGGCACCGACGTGTGGAAGTACTGGGCGGAGCGCAAGGCCGGCAACCTCGACGAATGCGCGTGGCGGCAGGTGGAGGAGGGCATCGCGCGCTCGCCCGGGACGTGCATGACGATGGGCACGGCGTCGACGATGGCGTCGATCGCCGAAGCGATGGGCCTCACGTTGCCTGGCGCCGCGACGATACCGGCGGTCCACTCGGCGCACGCACGCATGGCCGCAACGGCCGGCAAACGGGCCGTGGAGATGGTGTGGGAGGACCTGCGGCCGTCGGCGATCCTTCGCGAGAGTGCATTCCGCAACGCCGTGGTCACCGACATGGCGATGTGCGGATCGACCAACGCGATCATCCACCTGATCGCGATGGCCCGGCGGGCGGGCGTGGCCCTCACGATCGACGACTTCGATCGCGTCTCGCGCGACGTGCCGGTGATCCTCAACCTGCGTCCGGCAGGTGAGTTCCTGATGGAGGATTTCCACGACGCCGGCGGCGTGCCCGCGCTGCTCACACGGTTGCGGGAGTACCTGGCCCTTGACGCCCTCACCGTGAACGGCGTCACGATCGGCGACGCGATCGCGGGCGCCGAGGTGCTGTCGGACGACGTGATCAGGCCCGTGGATCGTCCACTGGCGCGTGCAGGGGGGACGTTCGTCCTGCGCGGCAACCTCGCGCCGGACGGCTGCGTGATCAAGCCGACGGCCGCGGAGCCGAGACTCGCCGCGCACACGGGTCCGGCACTCGTCTTCGCGTCGTACGCCGACCTGAAGGCGCGCATCGACAGCGACGATCTCGACGTCACGCCCGATCACGTGATCGTCCTGCAGAACGCCGGCCCCGTCGGCGCGCCGGGCATGCCCGAGTGGGGGATGCTGCCCATCCCGAAGAAGTTGCTGCAGCAGGGCGTGCGCGACATGGTGCGCATCTCCGACGCGCGCATGTCTGGAACCAGTTACGGAACGTGTGTGCTGCACGTGGCGCCAGAGTCGGCGATCGGTGGTCCGCTGGCGCTGGTGCGCGACGGCGACCCGATCGAGCTCGACGTCGCCGAACGGCGCCTGCAGCTCCATGTCCCGGACGAGGAGCTTGCGGCACGCCGCGCGGCATGGACACCGCCACCGCGCCGCTACGAGCGCGGCTACAGCCGCCTCTTCGTCGACCAGACGTCGCAGGCCCCTGACGGCTGCGACTTCACGTTCCTCGAACGCGGCGGCGAGACGCCGGAACCGGACATCTACTGA